The Piliocolobus tephrosceles isolate RC106 chromosome 16, ASM277652v3, whole genome shotgun sequence DNA window CCCTGTTATCTTTGAGTTTTCCTAGAGATTTCTTCTTGAATAGGGTCTGGACATTCATGTCCTTTCCGTTGTAATACCCTGTCACTCAGTTGGCATTGTAACTGTGAcgtcaaaaggccattccaccattctatcaatccagctgcttcaagATGATAggaaacatggtaagaccagtgaatccCGTTAGCACAAGTCCAATGCCACACTTCTTCAGCTGAAAAGTGAATGCCTTGGTCAGAAGCAATGCtatgtggaataccatgatggtagACAAAGCATTCTGTGAGTCCAAGAATGGCAGTCTTGGCAAAAGCATTGTGTGTAAGATAGTGAAACCCATATCTAGAATAAGTGTCTATTCTGGTGAGGACAAACTGCTGCCCTTTCCAtaatggaagaggtccaatataattaACTTGCCACCAactagctggctgatcaccccaagGAATGGTTCCATATCAAGGgttcagtgttggtctctgctggtGGCAAATTGGGCATTCAGCAGTGGccgtagccaggtcagccttggtgagtgaaGTCCATGTTGCCGAGCCCGTGtttaacctccatccctgccaccatggccactttgttcatgggcccattgggagatgacaggggtggctggggaaaaaGGCTGAGTAATGTCCACAGAATGAGTCATCCTattcacttgattattaaaatcctcctctgctgaggtcaccatTGGGTAAGCACTCACATGAGATATAAATATCTTTACAGCTTTTGACtgctcagagaggtccatccacatacctcttccccaaatttctttgtcaccaattttccaatcatgcttcttccaagtccctgaccatccagtcAAACCATtagctacagcccatgaatcagtatataatcgcacatctggccatttctccttctaaGCAAAGTGTACAACAAGATGtactgctcaaagttctgcccactgggaagatttcccttcaccactgttCTTCAGGGATGTCCCAGAAAGGGGCTATCGTGCTGCAGttgtccacttttgggtggtgcctgcatattgtacagaaccatctgtaaaccaggcccttgccttctcttcctctgtcaactgatcatagaaAATTCCCCATGAGGCTATTGGTGCAGTCTTGGGGAAAGAAGGCAGATGGCAGGAGTGGGGACTGtaggcatttgagccacttcctcatgtaacttacttgtgccttcaggacctgcttgagCCCCATCacgtatataccacttccatttgatgatggaatgttGCTCTGCATGCCCCATGTTATGGCtggatgggtcagaaagcacccagttcatgataaacagttcaggtcacatggtgacgTGATGATCCATAGTCAAACGTTTAGTTTCTatcaaagcccagtaacaggccaagggCTATTTTTCAAAAGGAGAGTAGCTATCTGTAGAAGATAGCAGGGcattgctccaaaatcctagaggcctccactgtgattcacctacaggcgcctgccaaaggctccaaacagtatccctatctgccactgacatctcattggatctgctgggtcatatggcccaagtggcagggCAGCTTggacagcagcctggacctgttgcagagccttctcctgttctggactaCACTTAAAACTGGCAGCTTtcaggtcactcaataaatgggtcagagtaacacacccaaatgaggaatgtgctgcctccaaaatccaaataggcccactaggcattgtgcctctttcttggttgtaggagggacaaaatgcagcaacttatccttcaccttagaaatAATATCTTGataggccccacaccactggacccctagaaattttacagaggtagaaggtccctgaatgttaatcagatttatttcccaACAACTCACTCACCAacaagtccagtgtgtttgcaacttcttgctcactggatccaatcaaatcagcataatgtcatcaatgtaatggaccattgtgatatcttgtggaagggAAAAGTAATGGAGATCTCTCCAAACAAGATTATGATGCAAAGCTGGAGGGTTGACATAcacctgaggtaggacagtaaaggtatattgctgacCTTGCCAACTGAagacaaattgcttctggtgggcttTATGGACAGGAATGGGAATAAAAGCATTTGCCAAATCAATGACTACATACCAGgtatgttaatttgctcaagcaatgaaaccataTCTGGTACAACAGCTGCAACTGGAGTccccacttggttaagcttatgataatctactgtcattctccaagatccatctgtcttctgcaagGCCAAATAGGAGAGCTGAATGGGGAAGTGGTGGGAATCACCATTCCTGCATTCTTCAAATCCTTGATCATTGCACTAATCTCCGCAATCCCTTCAGGGATGTGACATTGTTttgtatttactatttttctaggtagaggcagctctaatggcttccatttggcctttcccaccataatagccctcaccctaTCAGTCAAGGAGCCAATGTGAGGATCCTGACAACTGCTacgtatgtctatgccaattatgcattctggcactggggaaatgaccacaggatgagaacggggacccactgtaagttggacctgagctaaaactctgttaattacctgacctccataagcccctactttaactggagcaCCACAATGACGTTTTGGGTccctggaatcaatgtcagctcagaaCCAGTGTCTAATAGTCCCTGAAAGATCTGATTAttcccctttccccagtgcaccgttaccctggtaaaaggatagaggtctccttggggaagaatgggagaaagattaacagcataaGTCATCAGTAGTCTAGTggagtccttcctcaaggggaccccACTTCCCCTTCATTCAaagggttctgggtctgtaaactggctcaagtctggataTTGACtgaggggccatgattctctgtttttatatatCAAATTAGTATTTTGTCCACTGGACCTGGAATTTTTTTGCTTATATAAATCAAGAaagaatgcagtaggcttcctgtcaatttcacttctaggaacaccatgattaattagccaatgccagagctctacatgagtcagactattctgatttctgctttgcctctgctgtccattatggcGGCTACAGCCACCTTGtctttgatggttgagtgctgccacttggcccctgccacctcaggacccaattattcccattgcttttaaattttgtagttgagtgactgcagttcccactgtaagatctgacatacagagaggcgcaatcacagagctcttcacggatgcaggtgctgccctcacaaatctatttcacaaagTATTGATaaagggtatatcttctggaccctcccagctgggatgagtggGTCTAAAACGACTAATCCACTCCagcatcccaatctccctaagcctttggattccttcctctacattaaaccaagggagatcaggcattttcagctcactcacagtgggctATCTtctaatccatatttcagctaaccaagcaaataagcTAGTAGAACCTTTTTAACTCCCCAAGCTACAATAATAAATGCAGAATTCCTGCTTAGGGGGCCCAAAGCAATAAATTCAGCCAGATACAACTTTATGCTCCTTCCAGCATTATCCTACATgtttaatatccattcccatgcctgtttaGATTTCTGCTcatttaaattagaaaactcaagcagttcttttggaGTATAGCATACTTCttcatgggtcacactctgaaCCGCACATCTGGGGGCCTACtaggactttagtctagttataggtctagaagcaaacaggagTGTAGGGGGTGCATCCTGAGGAGGATAAAcattgcctggcaactgcctcggAGAAGGCCATTGCTGTTGCCTTGGGCAGTGCAGGGTTATTGTCCTCAATCTCCACACAtgcagccagcaaacatatgaaaaaaactcaacatcactgatcattacagaaacacaaatcaaaaccacaataagatactatcCTATGCCAGTCacaatggtgattattaaaaagtcaagaaacgaTGATGCTGGCGAAgctgcagagaaatagaaacacttttacactgttggtgggaatgtcaattagttcaatcattgtggaagacagtatggcaattcctcaaagacgtAGAACCAGAAAAACCATTTgccccagcaatcccactactgggtatatacccaaaagaatataaatcattctgttataaaggtacatgcacacatatgtccactgcaacactattcacaatagcaaagacatggaatcaacccaaatgcccatcaatgttagactggattaaaaaaatatgatacatgtacaccatggaatactatgcagccataaaaagaattagttttgtttttctttttgagacaagagtcttactgtgtcacccaggctgcagtgcaatggcatgatctcagctcactgcaacctccacctcctgggttcaagtgattctcccgccttagcctctccactagctgggattacaggcacccaccatcatgcctggctaatttttgtagttttgtagagatgggggtttcaccatgttgaccaggctggtctcgaactcctgacctcaggccatttgcccacctcggcctcccaaagtgctgggattacaggcgtgagccactggtgatcatgtcctttgcagggacatggatggggcCAGAAGCCATTatgctcagcaaactaatgcaggaatagaaaaccaaacaccacatgttctcacttataagtgagagctgaacactgtgaacacatagacacagagaggGATACAACTGGAGCCtgttggggtggggggcagtaggagggagagcatcaagaaaaatagctaatgcattctgggcttaatacctaggtgatgagttgataggtggaGCAAATCACCAAggtacacatttacctatgtaacaaacctatacatcCTGCACATTtgccctggaacttaaaataaaagtagaaacataACATTCCAAAACCTacagaatacagcaaaagcagtattaagagagaaatttatagttaACAAACTCCTACATCAAATAAAgcaagatttcaaataaacaacctagcaatacaccttaaggaactagaaaagtgagaacaaatcaaacccaaaggtagtagaaggaaagaaataataataaagatcaaagcagaaataaataaaattgagactaaaaatgtgaaatattaataaaatgaaaagttgatttttatgGAAAGTttaacaaaattggcaaaccatTAGCTAAACTAATTAAGAAGacagaaaacccaaataaaatcagaaatgaaaaaggagacattataagtgataccacagaaatacaaaggatcattagaaAATATTGTGAACAACCATAcaccaacaaattagaaaaccgaTAAATTCCGGAACACAAACAGCCTATaaagattgaaccaagaagaggacgggcgtgatggctcacgcctgtaatcccagcactttggaaggccgaggcaggtggatcacgaggtcaggagatggagaccatcctggctaacacagtgaaaccccgtccctactaaaaatacaaaaaattagctgggtgtagtagcgggcatctgtagtcccagcaactcgggagactgaggtaggagaatggcaggaacccgggaggcggagtttgcagtgagccaagatcccaccactgcactccagcctggacaacagagcgagactctgtctcaaaaaaaaaaaaaaaaagattgaaccaagaagaaaaaaacaaacctgaacagaccaataatgagtaataagATTAAATCTGTAAGTAAACAtatgccaacaacaacaacaaaaagtccagTATCAAatagtttcactgctgaattgttaaaaactttagagaaaaaaaaaaaaaaaagccctaataCCACTTCTTCTCAAGCTGtttcaaaaaactgaagaggaggaaACTCTTCCAAACACATTCTACGAGgatagtattaccctgataccaaaacaagacgagaaaacaaaaatagaaaactacacgccaatatccctaatgaacatagatgcaaaaattcttcacaaaatactagcaaacaaaatcaaacagcacatcaaaaagattatgcactatgatcaagtggatttATCTCAAGAATGCAAAGATGGctcaacatatggaaatcaatatatgagatacatcacattaacagaatgaaggacaaaacccatatgatcatctcaatagacacagaaaaggcatttgataaaattcaacatcactttatgaaaaaaattctcaataaattaggtatagaagaaatGTACCTAAACACAATAAAGACCAAATACGGcaaacccacaactaacatcatgttgaatggagaaaagctgaaagctttttctctaagaactggaataagacaaggatgtgtACTCTTGCCAGTCTTATTAAATATGCTACTGGGAATCCTATcaagagcaattagacaagagaaaaaatagacaacatccaaaccaaaaagaaggaagtcaaattgtcctttgcagatgacataatcctatctatacaggaaggggaacatcacacactggggcctattgtggggaggggagagtggggagggatagcattaggagatacacctaatgtaaatgacgagttaatgggtgcagcacaccaacatggcacatgtatacatatgtaacaaacctacacgttgtgcacatgtaccctagaatataaatattaaattaagcaaattcagtaaagttgcagaatacaaaatcaacatacaaaaatcagtagcattcctatacaccaaaaacaaagTAGctgaaaataaatcaagaaagcaatcccactacctaggaaaaaaatttaaccaaTGAGGTGAAAGGTATCTATAAGgaaaattatatgaaagaaaatgaagaggatggaaaaaaaaaaaaaaaaaaccacggaaaaacattccatgttcatggattggaagaaataatatctttaaaatgaccatactacccaaagtgatctaccaATTCCatgtaattcctatcaaataGAAATGATATTCTttcatgaaatagaaaacaaaaatcctaaaatttatatggaaccacaaaccACCCCAAATAGACAAaccaatcctgagcaaaaagaacaaaactcactgcatcacactacctgacttcaaactacaccacacaactatagtaaccaaaacagcatggtacaggtatAATAACAgacagatagaccaatggaacacaatagagaatccagaaataaatccacgtatttacagccaactgattttcgacaaaagcatcaaaaacatacactgggaaagtcagtctcttcaataaatggttctgtgAAAACTGAATgtctacatgcagaagaataaaactaggcccctatttctcaccatatacaaattttaactcaaaattgattaaagacttaaatataagacccaaCACTATACAACTACTAGAAGACAACATAGGGAAAATGTTTCAGCACCTTACTCTGGTCAAAAATTTTAtggataagacctcaaaagcacagccaacaaaagaaaaaacagacaaactggattacatcaaactaaaaagcttctgcacagcaaagaaaaccatcaacagaatgaacagaaaacctgcagaatgggagaaaaatctttgcaaGCTATTCATTTGATAAGGTTCTAATATCTAAAGTGTACAAGGAAttcaactcaacagcaaaaaataataataataatctaagtaaaaaatgggcaaaggatctgaataaatatttctcaaaaaaaaaaaaaagacatacaaatggccaacaagtgcATGAAAAAGTGCCCAAcgtcactaattatcagggaaattcaaatcaaatccaaaatgagacctcatctcacaccaattaATGTGAGTCTTATCAAGAagactaaaaataacaaatgttggcaaagatgtggagaaggGTAATTCTTATATACTGTtagtggtgggaatgtaaattagtacagccattgtgGAACACGGTATGGAAGTTctcaaaaaaagctaaaaatagaactaccaaaagatccagcaatcccactactgggtgtgtatgcaaaagaaagaaaataggtatGTCCAAGAGACATCTTCACTCCTAGGCACTATTTATGTCAGCCaacatatggaatcaacctaagtggcCATCAACAGATAATgaaaatatggtgtatatatacacagtggaatactagtcagtcattaaaaagtataaaatcttatcattcatggcaacatggatgagcctgaaGGATATCTGttaaataagtcaggcacagaaaaataaataccacatattctcactcacgtGTGGAAGCTTAAAAAGTTGGCAGTATAGAAGTATACAGTAGAATATTGGCcactagaggctgagaaggggaaGAAGTGGGGTTATAGAGGTTAGTTAATGGATTAAAAATTACAGGATAGGAGGAATAAGCTCTAGTGTTCCATAGCACTGTAGGACGACTCTGGTAaacaattttttgcatttttccaatAACTAGAAGAAAGAATGCTGAATGTTCTCAATActaagaaatgataaattttgaGGTGATAGAAATGCTAATTTTCCTGATGTGATCATTGTAcgttgtatacatgtatcaaaatatcacactgtacccaataaatatgtacaattatgtgttgatgtttaaaacaattttaaaataactaatataaatgaatgagtgaacaaatgagtGGGGTTCTTAAGCAGACTTTGGTTCCCTTCCCCATGCTTGAGAAGTCCTTTTAGGGCCTCAGGTATGACTTAGCTCTCAGATATAGATAAACTAAACTATGGTATCTAAGCAAATAGAAAGTTCATTTTAGGCTTGGGTCAGGTAAAAAGACATGCagacataaaaattaagaagaaaacaaggTTAGAAGACAGGCTGATGTGAACACTTGCTCAGGAAAAtgagtaaaaattttttttcaaaatttgaagtTTTGTTTGGCAAAGAAAGGGACTGAGATGTTTGGGTTTTATTATTGACATGAGAGGACAGACTATCATTTAATGCAGACCTGCAGGGTTTTTTTAATTACACATGATAAATTGGTGGTTTAACAATGAAgacagaatttttaatttaaagattttaaattttaatttaaatattttcaatctttAAAGATTTTCTTCACCTGGGATTAGCATAAAGGAAAATCTTCCTAGCAGGTTACTGAGAACACCTTCTTAGTTCAACTACATATCCCCCCACATTTTTTTTACTTACTCAGAAATTATGTAATATTACATTTAAACAAAAAGTTCCatgtggagaaaaaaagagatctgcaataatattgaaatattaatgTCCATGTATCTATTGGATAAAATCATGTAAGACTCTCAAGTATCACCATCATAGAAGGAAGGGATTTTGCCTTTTACAAATGACCCTTTCCAGGGCTCCCTTCATGTctctgttcctcaggctgtaGATGAAGGGGTTCAGCATGGGGGTCACCACAGTGTACATCATAGCCACGACAGTCTCCTTTAGAGTAGAACTATTTGCTGATGGGCATAAGTAGAGGCCAATAACGGTCCCATAGAACAGTGACACCACAGAGAGGTGGGAGCCACAAGTAGAGAAGGCCTTGCAGATACCCTTAGACGAAGGGACCTTGAGGATGGAGGAGACAATCCGTGCATAGGACCCAAGGATGAGTAGGAATGGGATGACAAGAATCAGCCCTCCCATGATAAATATCACCAATTCATTAACTCGAGTGTCAGAGCAGGCCAGCTTCAGCAGAGCAGACATATCACAGAAAAAGTGGGGGATCACATTGTCTGCACAAAAACACAACCTGGCCATGAGTAAAGTGTGTAACATGGCATGGAAGGTGGTCAGCACCCAGGACAGCGCCACCAGGGAGAGACAGAGCATGGGGCTCATGATGGCGGTGTAGTGCAGGGGGAAGCAGATGGCCACATAGCGGTCATAGGCCATGGCCACAAGCAGGAAGCTTTCTAGATctgaaaaatacaagaagaaGTACATTTGGGTCAGGCAGTCTGCATAGGGGATGGATGGGTCGTGGTTCTGCATGTTCTGCAGCAATTTGGGCATTGTGACCGAGGAAAAGCAGAGGTCAGAGAAGGACAAGTTGCTGAGAAACAAATACATAGGCGTGTGGAGATGGGAGTCCAGTTGAATGAGGACAATGATGAGGAGGTTCCCCAGGAGGGTGGTAAGATACATGGCCAAGAACAGGGCATAGAACAGGTTTTGCTGCTCTGGCTGGATGGGCAGGCCCAGGAGCAGGAACTCTGAGATGCTGGTTTGATTTCGTCCCATCATGCTCTGTCTCCAGTATCTTTAAGAGAATATAATAGGATCCCTTAAAaccatcaataaaaataaatatattcctaTGATACATCAATAGGTGTTCTTCAATCATTGATTTCACCATCATTTTCCCTGACAACAATCTGTATATTCAGAGATTTCTATAATTACCTCTATAATCAGAAATGTGCCACATCACAAAATCCACACTACTTTTCACACGATCTCACTTTTGATAACATGTAACAAGATTGACTCCTGCTTTCTTTCTAAAACACTCTTATCTATTAGCTTCTGTGCAATCACACTGGTTTCCTGACACATACTGGCCATTCCTTAACAACTGTTAATGGTTTCTTCTCTAACAGTATCTTATATATTGGTGTTTTCTGGGAATTTTTCCTAAATTCTGTTCTAATTCTACAGATCAAGCCCTTGAAAGAGTTCACCTGTCCCTGTGACACTGATTACCGTCTAAACTTCCTAAGTAAACCTTTCATCATTAGCACTGTATTACCAGTTGCTTCCTGATTATCTCCCCATGGATCGTGACCATACGCAGCTTAACAGATCCCAGATGAAACTCATCTCACCCTGCCACTCTCCCAATCCGCTCCTCCAGTCGCTCATATCGCAGTAAAAGGAATCCACACTCAAGTCAGAAACCTGGGAGTTttctttcatacatttatttgtcTCAAGATCAACATCTAATCCTAGCAAGTCATATAGATTCTGTACTTCATTCTATTTCTAATTCAACCACTGCTTATCCCAATTGCCACAATCTGCAACAGGCTGATGTCTTTTCTTGTCTGGACTATTGGAATACTCTTACTTCATCTCCCTGCTGCTATGCTCACTAGCCTTCAATCCATTCACACTGTGGCATTCTAAGATAAAAATCTGATCATCATTCTCCTGCTCAGAGTCCTTATG harbors:
- the LOC111521369 gene encoding olfactory receptor 1E2, producing the protein MMGRNQTSISEFLLLGLPIQPEQQNLFYALFLAMYLTTLLGNLLIIVLIQLDSHLHTPMYLFLSNLSFSDLCFSSVTMPKLLQNMQNHDPSIPYADCLTQMYFFLYFSDLESFLLVAMAYDRYVAICFPLHYTAIMSPMLCLSLVALSWVLTTFHAMLHTLLMARLCFCADNVIPHFFCDMSALLKLACSDTRVNELVIFIMGGLILVIPFLLILGSYARIVSSILKVPSSKGICKAFSTCGSHLSVVSLFYGTVIGLYLCPSANSSTLKETVVAMMYTVVTPMLNPFIYSLRNRDMKGALERVICKRQNPFLL